A DNA window from Jaculus jaculus isolate mJacJac1 chromosome 1, mJacJac1.mat.Y.cur, whole genome shotgun sequence contains the following coding sequences:
- the LOC123460593 gene encoding low-density lipoprotein receptor-related protein 4-like, protein MRRRRWGAWLLGALLCAHGLASSPECACGRSHFTCAVSALGECTCISAQWQCDGDNDCGDHSDEDGCMLPTCSPLDFHCDNGKCIRRSWVCDGDNDCEDDSDEQDCPPRECEEDEFPCQNGYCIRSLWHCDGDNDCGDNSDEQCDMRKCSDKEFRCSDGSCIAEHWYCDGDTDCKDGSDEENCPSAVPSPPCNLEEFQCAYGRCILDIYHCDGDDDCGDWSDESDCSSHQPCRSGEFMCDSGLCINAGWHCDGDADCDDQSDERNCTTSMCTAEQFRCRSGRCVRLSWRCDGEDDCADNSDEENCENTGSPQCASDQFLCWNGRCIGQRKLCNGVNDCGDNSDESPQQNCRPRTGEENCSVNNGGCAQKCQMVRGAVQCTCHTGYRLTEDGHTCQDVNECAEEGYCSQGCTNTEGAFQCWCEAGYELRPDRRSCKALGPEPVLLFANRIDIRQVLPHRSEYTLLLNNLENAIALDFHHQRELVFWSDVTLDRILRANLNGSSVEEVVSTGLESPGRK, encoded by the exons ATGAGGAGGCGGCGGTGGGGCGCCTGGCTGCTTGGCGCCCTGCTCTGCGCACACG GCCTAGCCAGCAGCCCAGAGTGTGCTTGTGGTCGGAGCCACTTCACCTGTGCGGTGAGCGCCCTCGGCGAGTGTACCTGCATATCCGCTCAGTGGCAGTGTGATGGAGACAATGATTGCGGGGACCACAGCGACGAGGATGGATGTA TGCTGCCCACCTGTTCCCCTCTGGACTTCCACTGTGACAATGGCAAATGCATCCGCCGCTCCTGGGTGTGCGATGGCGACAATGACTGTGAGGATGACTCTGATGAGCAGGACTGTC CCCCCCGTGAGTGCGAGGAGGATGAGTTCCCCTGCCAGAATGGCTACTGCATCCGGAGCCTGTGGCACTGCGATGGTGACAATGACTGTGGAGACAACAGCGATGAGCAGTGTG ACATGCGTAAGTGCTCGGACAAGGAATTCCGCTGCAGCGATGGGAGCTGCATTGCTGAGCATTGGTACTGTGATGGTGACACGGACTGCAAAGATGGCTCTGATGAGGAGAACTGCC CCTCAGCAGTGCCCTCTCCTCCCTGCAACCTGGAGGAGTTCCAGTGTGCCTACGGCCGCTGCATCCTTGACATCTACCACTGTGACGGAGATGATGATTGCGGAGACTGGTCGGACGAGTCCGACTGCT CCTCCCACCAGCCCTGCCGCTCTGGGGAGTTCATGTGCGACAGTGGCTTGTGCATCAATGCGGGCTGGCACTGTGATGGTGATGCAGACTGTGATGACCAGTCTGATGAACGCAACTGCA CCACCTCCATGTGCACAGCAGAACAGTTCCGCTGTCGGTCAGGCCGTTGCGTCCGCCTGTCCTGGCGCTGTGACGGGGAGGATGACTGTGCAGACAACAGTGATGAAGAAAACTGTGAGAACACAG GAAGTCCCCAGTGCGCCTCTGACCAGTTTCTATGTTGGAACGGTCGTTGCATCGGGCAGAGGAAGCTGTGCAATGGGGTCAATGACTGCGGTGACAACAGTGACGAAAGCCCACAGCAAAACTGCC GGCCCCGGACGGGTGAGGAGAACTGCAGTGTGAACAACGGTGGCTGTGCTCAGAAGTGTCAGATGGTACGGGGAGCCGTGCAGTGTACCTGCCACACAGGCTACCGGCTCACAGAGGATGGGCACACGTGCCAGG ATGTGAATGAGTGTGCTGAGGAGGGCTACTGTAGCCAGGGCTGCACAAACACTGAAGGCGCTTTCCAGTGCTGGTGTGAAGCAGGCTACGAGCTGCGACCCGATCGGCGCAGCTGCAAGGCACTCG GGCCAGAGCCTGTGCTACTGTTCGCCAATCGCATCGACATCCGGCAGGTGCTGCCGCACCGCTCCGAGTACACGCTGCTGCTCAACAACCTGGAGAACGCCATCGCCCTTGACTTCCATCACCAGCGGGAGCTGGTCTTCTGGTCTGATGTCACCCTGGACCGCATCCTCCGAGCCAACCTCAATGGCAGCAGTGTGGAGGAGGTCGTGTCTACCGGGTTAGAGAGCCCAGGTAGGAAATGA